Proteins encoded together in one Halalkaliarchaeum sp. AArc-CO window:
- a CDS encoding mechanosensitive ion channel family protein, with protein sequence MQVLGDAGYPGGGMDATVTDPGVGSGFPQFAPPVPIPAQTPTPSGEFELLAGLPTWAQVLVILAGAVIAAKLIELAGKWLVRSIGDGGSLRTVFFEEITLPLYVSVFLWGVLESLALVELELAVGGVRNVILTVILVMWTRAGIRIGNRSLSQLKDRDKSYEFAPMLKNIWSVAVVSIAFVSLLSIWQIDVTPLLASAGVLGIVIGFAARDAVANFIGGIALYFDDTYKLGDFIVLESGERGTVVDIGLRSTTLLTRDRVMVTVPNSVLNSSQVVNESAPQRYKRVRVPVQVAYGSDIDTVESILDSVAEDLDLVIDTPSHEVRFLEFGDSGLEYELRGFIPHPAREPRAVHRINQEIYRRFGENDVEIPYPQRDVHFPEGSHEVPEEAVNQSID encoded by the coding sequence ATGCAGGTGCTGGGTGACGCTGGCTATCCTGGCGGGGGGATGGATGCGACAGTGACTGATCCCGGGGTTGGATCTGGATTCCCACAGTTCGCCCCACCGGTACCAATACCGGCACAGACGCCGACGCCGTCCGGGGAGTTCGAACTCCTCGCCGGACTCCCCACGTGGGCCCAGGTGCTCGTGATCCTCGCGGGCGCGGTCATCGCGGCGAAACTCATCGAACTCGCGGGGAAGTGGCTCGTCCGGTCGATCGGGGACGGTGGATCACTCAGAACCGTCTTCTTCGAGGAGATCACCCTCCCGCTGTACGTGTCTGTGTTCCTGTGGGGCGTCCTCGAGAGCCTCGCGCTCGTCGAACTGGAACTGGCGGTCGGCGGAGTTCGGAACGTGATTCTGACAGTGATCCTCGTGATGTGGACCCGGGCGGGGATCCGGATCGGAAACCGATCGCTGAGCCAGTTGAAGGATCGCGACAAGAGCTACGAGTTCGCGCCGATGCTGAAAAACATCTGGTCGGTCGCGGTCGTGTCGATCGCGTTCGTCTCGCTGTTGTCGATCTGGCAGATCGACGTCACGCCGCTTCTTGCCTCAGCGGGGGTGCTCGGGATCGTCATCGGCTTTGCCGCCAGGGACGCTGTCGCGAACTTCATCGGAGGGATCGCGCTGTACTTCGACGACACCTACAAACTGGGTGATTTCATCGTGCTCGAATCCGGTGAGAGGGGCACCGTCGTCGACATCGGGCTCAGATCGACGACCCTCCTCACCCGGGATCGGGTGATGGTGACGGTTCCGAACTCCGTGCTCAACTCCTCGCAGGTCGTAAACGAGTCGGCGCCACAGCGGTACAAGCGCGTTCGGGTTCCCGTACAGGTCGCGTACGGCTCCGACATCGACACGGTGGAGTCGATACTCGACAGTGTCGCCGAGGACCTCGACCTCGTAATCGATACCCCCTCCCACGAGGTCAGGTTTCTGGAATTCGGCGACAGCGGTCTCGAATACGAATTACGCGGGTTCATCCCACATCCTGCGCGTGAACCCCGGGCGGTTCACCGGATAAACCAGGAGATCTACCGACGATTCGGCGAGAACGACGTCGAAATTCCGTACCCACAGCGCGACGTCCATTTCCCCGAAGGCTCTCACGAGGTCCCTGAAGAGGCTGTGAACCAATCGATCGACTGA
- the ahaH gene encoding ATP synthase archaeal subunit H yields MARPEVLERVKAAEREADQIVEEASAEADKIIEEARSEADRIRSEAQQEAEEAAQTRLEEAREEIETEREEILESGGEDRAELEERARDRFDEVVDLALERFEEAVYAQT; encoded by the coding sequence ATGGCGAGACCCGAAGTTCTCGAACGAGTGAAAGCCGCCGAGCGCGAGGCCGACCAGATCGTCGAGGAGGCCAGCGCCGAAGCCGACAAGATCATCGAGGAGGCCCGAAGCGAGGCCGACCGAATCCGGAGTGAGGCACAACAGGAGGCCGAGGAGGCGGCCCAGACGCGACTCGAGGAGGCCCGCGAGGAGATCGAAACCGAACGGGAAGAGATCCTCGAGTCGGGCGGGGAAGATCGGGCCGAACTCGAAGAGCGAGCACGCGACCGGTTCGACGAGGTTGTCGACCTCGCGCTGGAACGGTTCGAGGAGGCGGTATATGCTCAGACCTGA